In a single window of the Brassica napus cultivar Da-Ae unplaced genomic scaffold, Da-Ae ScsIHWf_220;HRSCAF=384, whole genome shotgun sequence genome:
- the LOC125600352 gene encoding uncharacterized protein LOC125600352, translating to MSALLQGWECVSNYSEVAGGRIWVVWKQSLSVVVFKKSEQMIVCGVFDPDTQTYITVGFVYAYNTEGQRRQLWEEIVNISDHHLVKDKPFLILGDFNQILTASEHFSILPYDLPLRGMEEFRDCLFQCELEDVELRGVFYTWTNNRPEDPIIRKLDRAMGNEAWREVFSDVVAQFEAQGESDHAPCVVDLRADPEVRKVSFKYFPFLASHPKFQEEILAAWQKEIAVGSELFSLGQRLKEVKKACRSLNRLGFGNIQQKTRLAMEELQEIQSEMLVSPTESLFRREFVARKTWKFLDSALQIFYRTKSRIRWLKEGDANTKFFYKAVIAHQARNAIRFLFDGQETRITNKTQIKDMVVSYFQHLLGSV from the coding sequence ATGTCTGCTTTACTTCAAGGTTGGGAGTGTGTTAGTAACTATTCGGAGGTAGCTGGAGGTAGGATTTGGGTGGTGTGGAAACAGTCGTTATCAGTGGTTGTGTTCAAGAAATCAGAGCAGATGATTGTGTGTGGGGTCTTTGATCCTGATACTCAGACATATATAACTGTGGGTTTTGTGTATGCGTATAACACTGAAGGTCAGAGAAGGCAGCTTTGGGAAGAGATAGTGAATATTTCGGACCATCACCTGGTCAAGGATAAACCCTTTCTTATTCTTGGAGACTTTAATCAAATTCTAACGGCATCTGAGCATTTCTCTATCCTACCCTATGACTTACCGCTGAGAGGGATGGAGGAGTTTCGAGATTGTCTATTCCAATGTGAGTTGGAGGATGTGGAGTTAAGGGGAGTGTTTTATACTTGGACGAATAATAGACCAGAAGATCCCATTATTCGTAAGCTTGATAGAGCCATGGGGAATGAAGCTTGGAGGGAGGTATTCTCAGATGTGGTTGCTCAATTTGAGGCGCAAGGAGAATCTGACCATGCACCTTGTGTAGTTGATTTGCGAGCAGATCCAGAAGTTAGGAAAGTGagtttcaaatattttccaTTTCTGGCTTCTCATCCTAAGTTCCAGGAGGAGATATTAGCAGCATGGCAGAAGGAGATAGCAGTGGGGTCAGAACTGTTTTCGTTGGGTCAGCGTCTGAAAGAGGTAAAGAAGGCCTGCAGAAGTCTTAATCGACTTGGTTTCGGAAACATCCAACAAAAAACAAGACTGGCTATGGAGGAGCTTCAGGAGATTCAGAGTGAGATGTTAGTCTCCCCAACAGAGTCTTTGTTCAGGCGTGAGTTTGTGGCAAGGAAAACGTGGAAATTCTTGGACTCTGCGCTACAGATCTTCTATAGGACAAAATCGAGGATCAGATGGCTGAAGGAGGGTGATGCtaatactaaatttttttataaagctgtGATCGCTCATCAGGCAAGGAACGCCATCAGATTTTTATTTGATGGGCAGGAAACAAGAATCACAAATAAGACACAGATCAAGGATATGGTGGTGTCTTACTTTCAGCACCTGCTTGGATCAGTTTGA
- the LOC125600353 gene encoding 40S ribosomal protein S23-like, whose protein sequence is MAMQSTRILSTTAVEATSPLNHHHPGSYQVTAITVFNPPRISGKKTNSRDGEIVKKAQRVLDGQRYKDGFTQEMKGRSFLLGPSHAKGIVHQKTVRICNGIEVKQPNSVIRKCARVQLIKNGKKDEFFISEGHVVGDIPGVRYKVVKVSDVSISTLYKGKEQLKS, encoded by the exons ATGGCCATGCAATCCACCAGAATTCTAAGCACAACCGCCGTCGAAGCTACTTCACCAttgaatcatcatcatccaggTTCTTACCAGGTTACAGCTATCACCGTTTTCAACCCTCCGAGAATCTCCGGTAAAAAAACCAATTCCCGTGACGGAGAGATTGTGAAGAAG GCACAACGAGTGTTAGATGGACAGAGATACAAAGATGGGTTCACGCAG GAAATGAAAGGAAGAAGCTTTTTGTTGGGTCCTTCTCATGCAAAAGGAATCGTCCATCAGAAAAC TGTTCGAATATGCAACGGAATCGAGGTTAAGCAGCCTAACTCTGTCATCCGTAAGTGTGCTAGAGTACAACTTATCAAGAACGGAAAGAAG GACGAGTTCTTTATTTCTGAGGGTCATGTTGTGGGAGATATTCCTGGAGTTAGGTACAAGGTTGTCAAGGTTTCTGATGTTTCAATTTCAACTCTCTACAAGGGAAAGGAGCAACTAAAGTCTTAA